The sequence cacagagcttacattctaattggAGTGGGCAGATGTGAAAAAATCAGCAGTCTCATTTTTGACTGCGGTAAGTGATTTGAAGGAAGTCAAATCGGATGACGTGATGCAGTTACAGAAGTGGAAGAGGCCGAGTTTAGCCTGGGTGGTCTGAGAACGCGCTGGCTGAGCTGAGACCGGAACAACGAGAAGAAGCTGGTGAAGAAGCCGGTGAAGGGGGTATCTTGGGGAAGCTATTCAAGGAGATAGCAGCGGAATAcaaaaggccctgaggcaggggcaTGCTTGGCTTGTTCAAGGAACAAAATGAGCCTTGTTAAGGAGGGTAACCTTACAGGGGCTGAGGTCATGGAGGTACGCAAGGACCAGATCAGTGGGTACTTCAGAGGCTGAGAGGAGCAAGTGGAATTGTATTCCACTTGcagtgggaagccattggaggagTTGAAGTGGGGCAAAtcatgatctgatttacatgtTACAATGGCACCTTCGGAGAACAAACCGTAGGGAGGTGAAGAAGGAGGCGAGGGAGGCCAGCTCTCGGGGCCGTTGCAGTGGGGCAGGCGAGCGATGACGTGCATGGATGGAGAGAAGTGAGTGGATGCACGAGATATGTCGGAGGTGGAGTCAAAACTAGTTGCTGATGGAGCCAGAGTGTGTATGTGGCGGGGAGAGGGTGAGTGAAAGGGAGGAATTGAGCGTGTCCTCTCTATTTTTGTCTTGAGTGGCCAGGCAGATCGTGGCGCTTTATGTCTATGTAACTAGAGTCTCTTGAAATGGTTTTTCTAAAACAAAGGACTAGTCTTTGCCAAAGAATGATTGAAGTTTTATCTTTGGTGAGACAAGAGCAAAATAAAACTGCAGCATGCCACTGGGAACCTTTTACTCCCCATTCCATATTACTCATTTGTAAGCCTGCAAACGTCTTGGGACTGAATTTCAACCTGGGCTGTCTCCCCAGCGGGACTGTGAACTCCTTGAAGGTAGACAGGGCACTCTCTCTTATTCCTTCTGGTGCATCTAGTGTCAAagtcagtgtctggcacatgacAGGTGTTTGGTAAATACtcggagaaaggaaggaagggaagacaaCGGACCCTCTTTAGAACTTGTCTACCCTTTATTTTCAAAGGTTAACCGGAAAATGAAGGGggtacaaaaaaggaaataacgtAAGGGAATCTCTGCAGCGTGAGAGGGAAACCTCAATATACCCAGAAAGGAAAAATACGATAGAACAACAAATATGCTGTAAATAACATTTCCCTCACTGTGGAAAGATTTAATAAATCTACAGCGGCACTTTCCCGTCTGGCAACGTCACAGTGTTTAGGACTAAATTTCAACTCTATTTGATCGTTTGAATTCAATCCCAGATAcgttttaaatatatcttttgttCATGTCTAAGACACTTTGGATGACAGATATACTATCATTAGACTGTATTCAGTAActaataaagaaattattaagaaaGGGAAGTCCAAAATGCCTATGTAACTATAGAGGAGCTGCCTCATTCATTTGATATAAGAGAGGCAATGAACTGTATGGAAGAAAGGTATTTTCCTCCAAAGCCTTTGGTAGTTCCTTCCTGATTAGAGAAAAAAGCATCAGGATCACTCAGTGTACTACTTTGGAGGCATCTTGATGTGGCCTGATCTGCCTTTTCTCAGCACACCTTctgctctgcctttttttttttttttaatttatttatttttttgcggttcgcgggcctctcgctgttgtggcctctcccattgcggagcacaggctccggacgcgcaggctcagcggccatggctcacgggcccagccgctccgcgccatgtgggatcctcccggaccggggcacgaacctgcgtcccctgcatcggcaggcggactctcaaccactgcgccaccagggaagccctgctctgccATTTTACACCATTTAACATTtgtaattacttattcttcattctttccttcctcacctgTGCCTTTACTCTTGCTCTTCCAGTGGTCAGGAAGAGATCTCCTTCACCTTCTCCATCACCAGTACCCTAACTATTCTTCAAGTTCAGTTCAAGTGCAACCTTCTCTAAGCAGCCTTCTTGGATTTCTCCAGGGTGACTTTATACGTTCCTCTATGTTTCCTCTGGTTTATGTTATGTTCAGAATTATGTCAATGACTGGCCAGTTATTCTCGACCCAGGAAACTGTCAATGCTTGACTTTGTGACTACAGCCTAAGATTTTGCCATAGTATATAGTTGAATATTTCTCTGCTTGAAGGAGCATTACGTAGTtcacatatatgataaaaacacATGCTGTAtcccctgtattttattttcttggttgtAGGAAACTGTTTCAAACACTTTACTCACTATTCCCCTAAAGGCATCAGCAGCAAAAAATTtttatgaacatatttttattagaGATGATTTGGGTTTTATTCCTAGGAAATGGAGCTAGAAAAAATTTAAGGTCATTGGCCATAATAATTTAAAGTACATAGTTGTTTGAATATGTTAGCTTTTAGGTTCTCTGCTATCTTTagcttcttccattttattttaataatgataaaaataaatctcaCATTTGTTAACTTTTTCCACTCTAAGGTGTTTAACAAACCTTAGGGGTGCAAGTATAATGAAGTGACCCATATGCTTGCAACTAGGTTTATGACCCTGAGAGCATTTGATTGcagttctttctatttcattgatgtTGCTCAGAGTCAACAGAAGAATCGGGTTCAAACTTATTGGAAAAGTACAGTTAGAAACCCTTGTCAACCCAGTTAACATGTCTTTGAAAATAGCATGTTAACACAGAGCCTCCATATTTTTTAACTctaaaatgtacttttatttctattctccCTTCTTCTTCCAATAACCATTTGTTGCATAACAGCTATGTTTTGGGTTCAGAGCTCAACCCTGGGGATAAAAAGAGCAGCAAGGCTGTCagaagtgtatatgtatatatatatatagagagagagagatagatagatgtgTTTATACATCAGTAAGGTAGGTTGTATGTATGTAGTGTCAAccgtaaaaataaaatagccagttattttaccGGCAAAATGAATTTATTCAGGAATCACAgaggaattgcaatttgggacaAGCAAACTATGGCAAGCTATAAGCGAGTCCAGAGAACTAAGGAAAGGAGCCTTCTTTATAGAGGAAAGGAGGCAGTTGGGAGGGGCTGTTTTGAACAAAATTCATTGGAGGAGAGTAGGAGTTCAGGGTGGTGGCAGCTTCTCATTGGCTGACTGTGGTGGTTTCTCATTGGCTGGGCTGTTGCTAGGCAAGCAGaaaatctttcttcctcctgctggggTGTGTAAAGTAAGCTTCTTCCAGTTGGGGAATGCAGGGTACACTTCTTGCTGGGGTCTGCAAGTGGCAGAGTGTTGgtgcatgagagctcccccttcggggcttcctgactccattttctttatttttttttcactttaattagttattattattactatatacTAGGCTCCCTGCTACATGCTCTACTCCTATAActgcatttttcaaaactttttatttgttattttggagtatagccgattaacaatgttgtgatagtttcaggtgcacagcaaagggactcagccatacgtATGCACGTaaccattctcccccagactcccctcccatccaggctgccacacaacattgagcagagttccctgtgctatacagtaggcccttgttggttatgcattttaaatataggagtgtgtacatgtcgatcccaGAATGAGGTTTCCTTTATTTATGTTTACGTTTCCCCTTTTGATCAAGATCTTTCCTGTAAAGCATTGCGGATCGGTCAGGTTTTGGTGGGTTTACCCCTTGGTTCCAGGAAGGACCTTTTCTGGTTGTCATGTCCCACGTCTGACAGAAAGTACACAGAATGGAAACCACTGAGGCTACATTTGAGTAACAAGAAAGGGTAGGAGGGAGAACTCTCAGGCACCTCTCACTTAACGTCTATCTCTTATCAAAGTCCTAAGTGTTGGAGGTCATTTTGAAGCACTGAGGTAATATCACTCTCTCTGGTGCATCACTTCTGCAGAGATTTGACAGGCAATaggtataaagttaaaaaataattatgcaaaACAGAACGAAAATTAACGTGACAAATCCAAGCTGTATGATTGTTCTACACCATTTACCTAGGCCTGAAGGTAGCCAACTGAACAAATCAAAGGACCGTGGAGAGTTAGGTGACATTTTTTTGTAACCAGTGTGCTTGTTCCCTGATCTTGTGTGGTTGAATGTCTACCTTACCAGAAGCATTTATCCATGAGCAACAGGTGGTATTTGCTATTACACAGACACCTCCTGTTCAGCAAGTAGATAATCAAAGGGCTGTACAGTTGTCCAAAACTACTTTAGCCAACGAGTCAAGTGATCATTTGGGGGCTGCTACTGCCTTGGCTGTGGAGTTGGCTAGCTAACCTAATGTTAGGGAGAGATTTCCAATCCGGCATTCGCTGGCATTTACTTGGACCCATGGGAGAAGGGCTTTCACCTATGGGGCAAACCTGGAGTCACGTGCGCCTCCTAGAAGTTCCCATTTAAAGTGGCCATGGAGCTTTAATGCGGAGGACCAATGAGAGGCTTCTGATTTGTTATGAATGGTGACTGGGACAGTTAAATATCCCATAAGCATTGATCTCCAGTTCACCAGCTATCTAAACATTCATATGCCCGTGAGAAATGCCAGGCACCACAGGCAAAAATAAAGCCAGGTGTAGCGCAGAGGATTCCAGCTAACGTATGGTTATTGGCAGCTTTGTTGGCTGGAATTTCCCGATTGACATTTCCAAGCCCGGGGTCAGAGGAATTGGGATGACATTCTGTAAGGTACCATCCCAGCCTAGAGAAGTCTTTTCTAAAAGCCTTGAAAAGAGGAGTTAGCTTGTTTGCATTTCCCTTGGGTGCAGGGTAATGGATcgtatttaaataagaaaaagagtgCCAAGGTTGAGGTGCTCAGCTGAATTAGTACGGTTATGGTTGGAGAACATTTGAAACAAGGTATGGGAACACCTGGCTGTAATAGCCTAACCAGATAGTTAACACCAGTAGGCTTATGCGTATAGCTGACAGTGGCATTTGGGACTAAAGAGAAATTGGTTACAGGTAAAACCAAGGGATCTCCAACACCATGAACAGATCAGAGTTTCTGGTGACGGATCCAACAGTCGGAAAGGTTTCCTGCTTTCTCAGGAGATTGGGAAATGCAGATAGGAGTATTGTCTTTCCAATAAAGAGAAGGAGAATATAGGGTGAGAAGCAACAGTGAGAAAAGGTATACAGGCCTGGTCTGGTTATGTTGGGAAAGCTGTCTCCTTCAGAGATGTGACACATGAATCCAAGAGTCTATTCCTTGGAGTTTGGCAACACAAGGGTTGGTTAATGGTACCTGATAGGGGCCTTTCCAATGAGCTTGAAGGGACGCTTTCTGGAGGTGTCTTGTCCAATAGGTGAAACCTCCAGGTGGTAAGGAATGATGTTTAAAGTCTTCGTGTCCAGAGAAGATGGGAGACACTGAGAAAAGATTGCTCTGCTAGAGCGTGGTTATTTTCAACAGAAGCAATTAAGCCTTTATAATTTTGAAGGATGACCTCCTTTTATCAGTTGTGGATCAAAAGAAGCAGGTGCCAGGTGTACTGGGCATCCTGTGATTATCTCAGAGTGAGAGTTTATCACTTCTAAAAGGGTTTAGACATGAGATTTAGAAGGACTAATGGCAGTGCCTTTGGCCAGGATACTACAAATGGAAGGGTTTCTACAAATTTTGCaaattgagtctttttttttttcattaaactttTTTCATGGGTCTCAAATTCTGTGACCGATTTTTGGTCAAGTCGcttccattaaaaatattgattttagggcttccctggtggtgcagtggttgagagtccgcctgccgatgcaggggacacgggttcgtgccctggtccgggaggatcccacacgccgtggagcggctgggcccgtgagccacggccagtgagcctgcgcgtccggagcctgtgctctgcaacgggagaggccacaacagtgagaggcccgcgtaccgcaaaaaaaaaaaaaaaaaaaaaaaaaaaaaaaaaaagtattgattttaaaaactaataacttAAAACtgccacacacaaaacaaatggtccacaaaacattctcctttccttctgaaggTTTTACGATGCATTGTCATCATTAACCAGTCTTTTGCTATTAAACTTAAATGGCCAGTTGAGACCGTTCTTCCACCAATGATTAAGACTGGGGTTGCAGGTATTGGGGATAACATCCATTTAGCCTTCTGAGCTTTCTGGGTGGACTTGGTGACCTTGCCAGCTCCAGCTGCCTTCTTGTCCACTGCTTTGATGACACCCAGAGCAACCGTCCGTCTCATGTCACGAGCAGCAAAGCGGCCCAGAGGAAGATAGTCAGAGAGGCTCTCAGCACACATGGGTTTGCCAGGAACCGTATCAATGATGGCAGCATCACCAGATTTCAAGAATTTGGGGCCATCTTCCAGCTTTTTCCCAGAACGACGATCAATCTTCTCCTTCAGCTCAGCGAACTTGCAGGCAATGTGAGCTGTGTGACAATCCAGCACAGGTGCGTAGCCAGCACTGCTTTGGCCTGGATGGTTCAAGATAATCACCTGAGCTGTGAAGCCAGCTGCTTCCATCGGTGGGTCATTTTTGCTGTCACCAGCCACATTGCCACGACGAACATCTTTGACAGACACGTTCTTGACCTTGAAGCCCACATTGTCCCCAGGAAGGGCTTCACTCAAAGCTTCATGGTGCATTTCAGCAGACTTCAGTTGTCACGTTGACTGGAGCAAAGGTGACCACCATGCCGGGTTTGAGAACACCAGTCTCCCCTCGACCCACAGGGACAGCGCCAATACCACCAATTTTGTAGACGTCCTGGAGGGGCAAACGCAAGGGCTTGTCAGTTGGGCGAATTGGTGGCAGGATGCAATCCAGAGCTTCAAACAGTGTGGTTGGTTCCAGTGGCATTGCCATCTTTTCGGGTGACTCTCCATCCCTTGAACCACGGCATGTTAGCACTTGGCTCCAGCACGTTTTCACCATTCCAGCCAGAAACTGGCACAAGTGCTACTGTGTCGGGTTGTAGCcaattttcttaatgtaggtgCTGACTTCCTTAACAGTTTCCTCGTGTCTCTTCCGGCTGTAGGGTGGCTCAGTGGAATCCATTTTGTTGACTCCAACAATTAGTTGTTTCACACCCAGAGTGTAGGCCAGAAGGGCCTGCTCACGGGTCTGCCCATTCAAATACCTGCTTCAAATCCACCAGCACCAGCAGCAACAATCAGGACAGCCCAGTCAGCCTGGGATGTGCCTGTAATCATGTTTTTGATGAAGTCTCTGTGTCCTGGGGCATCAGTGATGATCACATAGTACTTGCTGGTCTCAGACTTCCAGAGGGAGATATCAATGGTGATGCCATGCTCGCGTTCAGCTTTCAGTTTGTTCAGGACCCAGGCATACTTGAAGGAGCCCTTGCCCATCTCGGCAGCCTCCTCCTTGAACTTTTCAGTGGTTCTCTTGTCGATCCCACCACATTTGTAGATCAGATGGCCAGTAGTGGTAGCCTTCCCCGAATCTACGTGTCCGATGACAGCGGTGTTGATGTGGgtcttctcctttcccatttttgcTTAGGTTTAGCGGTGGTTTTCACGACACCTGTGTCCTGGGGGCAAACCCGTTGCGAAAAAGTGCAAATTGAGTCTTAATATTGCTGTTAGTGCATTGGACCAGCCCTGAGGATTGAGGGTGGGAAGCACAGTGAAGATGCGTTAGGACTGGCCAAACAACACAGACCTGCTGTAGTATTTGACCAGTAAATTGGGTTCCCTGGTTACTGTGGAGCTCAAGAGGGGTTCCTGAGGGTAAGGataatttttcctaaaataattttagcCACAGAAGAGGCAGTAGGTTGTCTACACAGAAAGGCTTAGACCCAGTGGGAAAACATACAGACCatgactaaaacatatttatatccatGAGATGGGGCAAATTGAATAAAATCCATCTCCCAAACCTCCAGTGGTCCATTGGGCAATTTAAAGTGTTCCAGAGCACTGCAAACAGGTTTTCCTGAATTATATTTTGGGCAGGTGTGGCAAGCAGAGTAGGCGCTTTTCGTGGCCTTATTGGTATCTCCTCACCAGTACTGATTCATAAACATTATCATTTTATCTGCAGACCAATGGTTTAATGCATATACAGTAGTCAGTAATGGGAATTTTAGAGTCCCTGGCTAGGCTGGATTGTTATTTGGCCCAAACCAGAGTTCTCCCTTTTTATCAAATGAACAGTTACTAGATTTCcaatcttgtgtttccttttctggaGCCAATACTTGGGCTTCTCCAACCAATTTCTCTAGGTTATTATTTGGGGCAACATCCCTTTGGACATGACAGAGGTTTGATTTTTCGTTCGTTTGAGGGCAACATTCTTGGTGGAAATGTCAGCAATGTGGTTTCCTTTAGCTTCCAGGGAGTCAAGTTTGGAATGCCCAGGGACCTTAATAATAGCTAAAGTTGCTGGCAAGAGTGTGGCATCTGATAAATCCTGGACATAAGAGCCATTTTAAATTTGAGTCCCGTTAGAAATAGAGAGACCTTGCTGTTTCCATAGCATTAAGTCATGAGCTACTCCAAAGGCAGATCTGTTGTCTGCAGTTTTGCCCTTTGCTGAAATGCAGGCCCAAGTAAGATCATGTAATTCAGCCTGTTGGGCCAAGGTGGCCAGAGGCAAAGGTGCCACCTTGATGACTTTAAAAGGAGTTGCAACTGCATATCCAGcacaatatttaacattttatttcttcaagaaCCATTGGTAAGCCATGAAAACTCAGCATTGGTGACAGGAGTTTCCTGTAAATCATGGTGAAGAGGCAAAAGGTGATCTTTCAGAGTCAGTCATGGGGAGTGTTGtccccagagaagggaagaaggcgGCAGGGTTAAGGTTATCACCGTGAGAAAGAGTTATATGAGGCGTGATTGCCATGAGGATTTCATAGGAAGTGAGATGACTGGCTGAAGTGTGTTGTGTGAGATGAGAATCCAGGAGGGCTCTACTGCATGGGGTACAAAATTGGTGAGAGGGGATCCCATGACTATCTCTTTGGTGGCCTTAAGTAAAAGGAGAGTGGCTCTGAGGTAAGGAGGGCTATCCTCATACCATAGTATCTATCTGCTGACTGTAGTACCTTATGGGGCGATGGTGATCCCCATGTTTTTGGGTGACTACTCCGAGAGTACTTGTCTCCTTCTCCAATGtaaagaggagaaggggaagttgATAATTAGGACGTCCAAGGGCGGGAGGATTTATCAAGCTCTCCTTTAAGGTATTAAAAGCTGGGTCATCCAGGTATTCCCAAGTAGTAAGGGTCAGGTTTGCTGTTCTTTAGTAAGGCATATAGAGGCTGGGCCATGAGAGAAAAGTTCAGAATCCAGCTCTAACAATCACTAGCCGACCCAAGAAAACCTCATAATTGACTTTGGTTTTGGGCTTTGGGAAGTTCAGGATGCTATGAAGCTTATCTGGGTCTAGGTGCCCAGCCCTTTTTCCACGATCAGGTGCCCAAAATAATGAACTTGGGTTTGAACAAACAGCCGTTTCTCCTTAGAAACTGTATGTCCCTTTGAGGCTAAAAGCTTCTATAGGTGGGTGCCGTCTTCCTGAAAAAAGACCTgggaaggggagcagagaagcaAGCCATCTACATATTGTAATAAAGTAGAGCCTCCAGAACATTTTATATCATCTAAATCAGCTTTTAAGATTTGTGAGATGTAAGAAGGACTTTTGGTAAAATCTTGGGTCATTACTGTCCAGGTATATTGTTGTCCTTCCCAAATAAAGGCAAATAGGTATTGATTAGCATTATCTGTAGGGATGCTAAAGAAGGTGCTACGTAAATCACTCGCAGTGAGAAATTTGCTTTTGGTGGGCATGAAGCTAAAAAAGTATGGGAATTGGGAACAATAGGGTGACAAGGGATGACAGTATAGTTTATGGCTTGGTGGTCTTGGACAAATCTCCATCCTTGGTCATTGGGTTTCTTTTCAGGTAAAATAGGGATGTTGCAGGGAGTAGTGCACCAGATAATGAGACCCTGGGTCTTATAATCATCTATTATTGGCTTAGTGCCCTGGAGGGCCTCTTTATTTATGGGGTGTTGGTTAATTCCAGGGAGAGGCTTTGAGGGATCTATTTGCATCTTAATAGGAGGATTCTGCCAATATAAGTTGAGGATTTTGCCCATAAGGAGGGTGGCAGCTGATCTTATAGGGACAAATGATTAGTTTCCTTAGAATTAGCTCCAGTGCCATCAGAGATGGAGCAAATAAAAGATGTTGAAGGGTCATTTGATTCGCTCGGTAGGTGGCTATTTTGGTTGCTGCTATCAAATTCTAGAATTATTCTCCCTttttgggagaaagaaattccagcatgatatttttctaagaaatctcAGCCCGGTAAATGAATAGGGATGGAGGAACTAAGGAGCAAAGGGTGGGTATCTCTTAGAGGGCCTAAATCAAAGGGGATAGGTTTAGAAACAGGAACCTGAAGAGCTTTATTTGGGATCCCCACCATTTGAACCCTCTTAGTATTCTGAGGTAGGGGCTGTTTAATAACAGTGGGGTTGAGCACTGAGAGTGAGGCTCTGGTGTCAATAAGGTCATAGAGAGATTCATTCCCAATCTGGAGAGTGGTTTTTTTCAAGCCGATTAAGAAGGAGGATTTGGAAGAGCTCCTGTAGTTCCTCAGAGCCCCATCATTGGGGGTTAGGAGGGCATTGGAAAGGCTGGTTAGAGGGCTGAAGGTGTCTGGGGCGTTAAGCTTGTAACAGTCTTCTTTCCAACGTCCCGGCTTTTTCCAATAATGGCAGAGACCGggagggtttgtttttgtttctttagagaCCTCCATTTGTTGGAGTTTAAAATTGAGGATTTTAGTTGTCTTCCTTTTAGTTGAATCGTACAGGGTGCAGGTGAGCCGGTTTGCTAAATTAACTAAATTTGGATGGATGTAGTTCCCCATTCCATCCTCTTTGAACTAGAAGAGAAAGATCCTGGTTCAGCCCGTTGATGAACATAGAGTTAAAGGCTGCCTGAATGGATTCAACATCGAGAGGCCAGAATTGTCCTTAAAAATAGTTTGGAGTTGACTGTAATAATTGTGCAGAGGTTCATTTGTGTTTCTGAGTGCAAGTCTGAATCTTATTCCAACCACTAGGTTTTGGGAAAGCCCTAGAAGTTGCCAACTGGAGTTGCCTGGCGATTCCCTGAGTTTGATCATATAATAAACATAGGGTTGGTCTCCTGGTTGTACTTCTAGGGACTCTTCTGGATTTTCCCAGTTAGCAGTTTTTATCCAGTGTTTGGCTTGACCTTCGCTGACAAGCATGTGAACTAGCtgatataagtcagagaaaccaggtTGATAAGCTTGAATGTCCatattaaattcctcagcaaattTGTGGGGGTCCTCCgttactttgggaaaatctgACTATAGCTTGTAGTTCAGCTTTAGTCCAGGGAACATAAGAAATTAGGGGTTTAGCATTTGGATCCTCAGAGGGCCTGATTTAAAGAGGCAGGTTTTAATAGGTTCAGGGGAGGAGAAAGTGGGGAGAAGttcagagaaaaagggaagttcAGCAAAAGGATTAAAAGGAGGAGATGGGGGCAGtgcagaagggaaagaggaagctgACACCAGGTGGGACCTTGGCACAAGATGGCTGCAGTGTACCTGGAGACATAGAGgatgggagagggaaaaaagagacctcagaagctttttggttttttccaaTTGTTTATTTGCCTCAGTTAATTTAGAAATGGTATTTTGTAAAGAGGCGATTTTAGAGTCTTGAATGAATTTGGAAGCCTCCAGGAGCCAATTAAAATAGGCATCCCATTCAGTCTGTTTAATTTTAGAGCCATGATCTTCTAATTTAGTTCTGAGAAAAACAAGTTTAGGGAGGTCAAAAGTTCCCCATAAATGCCACTGGAGTTCTAAATTGTTTTTGGTCACATTGATCCATTTAGTTAAAATGTACATAAGGAGGGACCAtagtttttaaacagaaaaccGGCTGGGGTCCCGAAAGTGGGACACTCCCGAGATAATTTAGCCGAGTTGGATCCAACTGCTCAAAACTCAGAAgtttagaaaacagaagaatactCACCAGAAAGGGCAATgccttcataaaaacaaaaacagttcccAAATAAAGTCAGAGAGCTTGACCAAAGGAAGGGAGCTTGGAT is a genomic window of Phocoena sinus isolate mPhoSin1 chromosome X, mPhoSin1.pri, whole genome shotgun sequence containing:
- the LOC116747739 gene encoding LOW QUALITY PROTEIN: elongation factor 1-alpha 1-like (The sequence of the model RefSeq protein was modified relative to this genomic sequence to represent the inferred CDS: inserted 4 bases in 3 codons; deleted 1 base in 1 codon), with product MGKEKTHINTAVIGHVDSGKATTTGHLIYKCGGIDKRTTEKFKEEAAEMGKGSFKYAWVLNKLKAEREHGITIDISLWKSETSKYYVIITDAPGHRDFIKNMITGTSQADWAVLIVAAGAGGFEAGIXNGQTREQALLAYTLGVKQLIVGVNKMDSTEPPYSRKRHEETVKEVSTYIKKIGYNPXTVALVPVSGWNGENVLEPSANMPWFKGWRVTRKDGNATGTTTLFEALDCILPPIRPTDKPLRLPLQDVYKIGGIGAVPVGRGETGVLKPGMVVTFAPVNVTTXKSAEMHHEALSEALPGDNVGFKVKNVSVKDVRRGNVAGDSKNDPPMEAAGFTAQVIILNHPGQSSAGYAPVLDCHTAHIACKFAELKEKIDRRSGKKLEDGPKFLKSGDAAIIDTVPGKPMCAESLSDYLPLGRFAARDMRRTVALGVIKAVDKKAAGAGKVTKSTQKAQKAKWIHLCTIFHKPLGDKLTVFGEEPTKPVNPSWVPIKPTNLRLPPSGGRTGARPLIKCALTSERPTLGANFKNPQSGKPDAAVGPDRVSPARWSPKPPLGARVRGTWAERVAGKVCAPRRAVRGPGWRRGRWPPRKRRAAGGTSPLPAPRGRPPASGTWKVGGISGGQHPVRWEGHPASRSGRKSRRRSRASAPGQYRIRFGPDATLWTWSVKRRPRDLHPSLGPHLPPPGHPTEESRRPGPEVAKSKWEGVPGAPPNPGSS